One Triticum dicoccoides isolate Atlit2015 ecotype Zavitan chromosome 5B, WEW_v2.0, whole genome shotgun sequence genomic window carries:
- the LOC119309774 gene encoding uncharacterized protein LOC119309774: MAYPLVLSPGRFALAAATRVGAAPPASSPPARVCLLAPVRTPRLARSTTTVGPLRAHARLRFKQRAPADDGGSTKEPCPRAPADKEGVTKTDPYAKLWPWGEYFPDEDELRPEDFSTMQERFSRESTEAVAALKAMVARVFRPLLDNFHHFRSQKTIYDTEDYHIGMPFGALIACVECYQLWKMDPSMFVSTALGYAFYKLSVVSLELRKQGFANDLITRLKFVIMVLIMVVTYNRKYSPLDAIMAPVFMLYALTFAYEVTGVKKQVKYAVPILLYMLRHPKCRRELCAMLSEVEVELVSECGIAVI; encoded by the exons ATGGCCTACCCCCTCGTCCTGTCCCCCGGGAGGTTCGCTCTCGCCGCCGCCACGCGCGTTGGTGCGGCTCCGCCGGCTTCTTCTCCCCCTGCGCGCGTCTGTCTCCTCGCGCCCGTCCGCACGCCCCGCCTGGCGCGCTCGACGACGACGGTG GGGCCCTTGCGCGCGCACGCGCGCCTGAGATTCAAGCAGCGCGCTCCGGCGGACGACGGCGGCTCCACCAAGGAGCCTTGCCCGCGCGCTCCAGCGGATAAAGAGGGCGTCACGAAGACCGATCCGTACGCCAAGCTGTGGCCGTGGGGAGAATACTTCCCCGACGAAGATGAATTACGCCCGGAGGACTTCTCCACCATGCAAGAACGGTTCTCGCGCGAATCCACGGAGGCGGTCGCGGCGCTAAAAGCCATGGTCGCCCGCGTGTTCCGTCCACTCCTGGATAACTTCCACCACTTCCGGTCTCAGAAGACCATATATGACACGGAGGACTACCACATCGGCATGCCCTTCG GAGCGTTGATCGCCTGCGTCGAGTGCTATCAACTGTGGAAGATGGATCCGTCCATGTTTGTCAGCACCGCTCTCGGCTATGCGTTCTACAAGCTCAGTGTCGTCTCGTTGGAGCTCCGGAAACAGGGCTTTGCCAATGACCTCATCACCCGACTTAAATTTG TTATCATGGTCCTCATCATGGTCGTAACTTACAATCGAAAATATTCTCCACTTGATGCTATCAT GGCGCCTGTTTTTATGCTCTATGCATTGACATTTGCTTATGAAGTGACTGGCGTCAAGAAGCAGGTCAAGTATGCTGTGCCGATACTTCTCTACATGCTAAGGCACCCAAAATGTAGACGGGAGCTATGCGCAATGTTGTCTgaggttgaagttgaacttgtaTCAGAGTGTGGGATCGCGGTCATATAA
- the LOC119305792 gene encoding uncharacterized protein LOC119305792 codes for MATGSGCVPGALRLVSWRGQSSSSSSSRALVRLRPRVASFAAPTRPLHRALPPAPAPHMTLRAPLPPARCQAPATPESPLEPPSLWQKVLQACKRVSWKHLTSLALLIGCIAVGYFGNKGDPRALLIIDILDKANKTYKPSLEFAVLLIAVLASLSSR; via the exons ATGGCCACCGGCTCCGGCTGCGTCCCCGGCGCTCTGCGCTTGGTTTCGTGGCGAGGacagtcctcgtcctcctcctcctcccgcgctctggttcgtctccgcccgcgcgtcgCCTCGTTCGCTGCCCCGACTCGTCCTCTCCATCGCGCCCTTCCTCCAGCTCCCGCCCCGCACATGACGCTCCGTGCTCCTCTTCCTCCTGCGAGGTGCCAGGCCCCCGCAACTCCGG AGTCGCCCTTGGAGCCGCCAAGCCTCTGGCAAAAGGTGCTGCAGGCGTGTAAGCGGGTCTCCTGGAAGCACCTTACTTCACTGGCTCTGCTTATTGGCTGCATAGCAGTAGGTTACTTTGGAAACAAAGGGGACCCACGAGCCTTGCTGATCATTGATATACTTGACAAAGCAAATAAAACATACAAGCCTAGTCTGGAGTTTGCAGTTTTACTCATAGCAGTTTTGGCTTCTCTCTCCTCGAG GTAG